A genomic segment from Microbulbifer elongatus encodes:
- the ahcY gene encoding adenosylhomocysteinase translates to MSTEFKDFKVADISLADWGRMEIEIAEGEMPALITLREKYRAEQPLAGARIMGCIHMTIQTAVLIETLVALGAEVRWSSCNIFSTQDHAAAAIAASGIPVFAWKGETEEEYEWCLERTIGADVPGWQPNLILDDGGDLTELLHRKYPELLDKCHGISEETTTGVHRLQDMLKVGTLKVPAINVNDSVTKSKNDNKYGCRHSLNDAIKRGTDHLLSGKKALVIGYGDVGKGSAASLRQEGMIVKVTEVDPICAMQACMDGFELVSPYINGVNDGTESCINKELLANTDLIVTTTGNVNVCDANMLKALKSGAVVSNIGHFDNEIDTAFMRENWEWQEVKPQVHKIVRDAATNDHLLLLSEGRLVNLGNATGHPSRIMDGSFANQVLAQIHLFKEKFADLPADQKVSALYVKVLPKHLDEEVAKYMVEGFGGVITRMTEDQAKYIGVSVDGPYKPESYKY, encoded by the coding sequence ATGAGCACCGAATTCAAAGACTTTAAAGTCGCTGATATCTCTCTGGCCGACTGGGGCCGCATGGAAATTGAAATCGCCGAAGGCGAAATGCCCGCGCTGATCACCCTGCGGGAAAAATACCGCGCCGAGCAGCCACTGGCGGGCGCCCGCATCATGGGCTGCATCCACATGACCATCCAGACCGCGGTCCTGATCGAGACCCTGGTGGCCCTGGGCGCGGAAGTGCGCTGGTCCTCCTGCAACATTTTTTCTACCCAGGATCACGCCGCCGCGGCCATCGCCGCCTCCGGTATTCCGGTATTTGCGTGGAAAGGCGAAACCGAAGAAGAGTACGAGTGGTGTCTGGAGCGCACCATCGGCGCAGACGTACCCGGCTGGCAGCCGAACCTGATTCTGGATGACGGCGGCGACCTCACCGAACTGCTGCATCGCAAATACCCGGAGCTGCTGGATAAGTGCCACGGTATCAGCGAAGAGACCACCACCGGCGTACACCGCCTGCAGGACATGCTGAAAGTAGGCACCCTGAAGGTACCGGCGATCAACGTAAACGACTCAGTAACCAAAAGTAAAAATGACAACAAATACGGCTGTCGCCACAGTCTGAACGACGCCATCAAGCGCGGTACCGACCACCTGCTGTCCGGCAAGAAAGCGCTGGTCATCGGTTACGGCGATGTGGGTAAAGGTTCCGCCGCTTCCCTGCGTCAGGAAGGCATGATCGTAAAAGTCACCGAAGTCGACCCCATCTGCGCCATGCAGGCCTGCATGGACGGCTTCGAGCTGGTTTCCCCGTATATCAACGGCGTCAACGACGGTACCGAGTCCTGCATCAACAAGGAACTGCTGGCGAACACCGATCTGATCGTCACCACCACCGGCAACGTCAATGTGTGCGACGCGAATATGCTGAAGGCACTGAAGTCCGGTGCGGTGGTTTCCAATATCGGCCACTTCGATAACGAAATCGACACCGCATTTATGCGTGAAAACTGGGAGTGGCAGGAGGTAAAACCCCAGGTGCACAAGATCGTGCGCGATGCGGCCACCAACGACCACCTGTTGCTGTTGTCCGAAGGCCGCCTGGTCAACCTGGGTAACGCCACCGGCCACCCCAGCCGTATTATGGATGGCTCCTTCGCCAACCAGGTACTGGCGCAGATCCACCTGTTCAAAGAAAAATTTGCCGACCTGCCGGCGGACCAGAAAGTATCCGCGCTCTACGTGAAGGTGCTGCCGAAGCACCTGGACGAGGAAGTGGCCAAGTACATGGTGGAAGGCTTTGGCGGTGTGATTACCCGCATGACCGAAGACCAGGCCAAGTACATCGGTGTTTCCGTGGATGGCCCCTACAAGCCGGAAAGCTACAAGTATTAA
- the metK gene encoding methionine adenosyltransferase: MSEYSIFTSESVSEGHPDKIADQISDAVLDALLARDKNARVACETLVKTGIAVIAGEISTSAWVDLEDLVRKVITDIGYTSSAVGYDGETCGVINVIGKQSVDIAQGVDRVKPEDQGAGDQGLMFGYATDETPTFMPSPVYYAHRLVERQAEARKSGLLPWLRPDAKSQVTFRYDENGKPCAIDAVVLSTQHNEEVTQEDLREAVLELIVHHVLPADLLHENTKYHINPTGKFVIGGPVGDCGLTGRKIIVDTYGGSARHGGGAFSGKDPSKVDRSAAYAGRYVAKNIVAAGLANRCEIQVSYAIGVAEPTSVSINTFGTGKVSDERLIELVRENFDLRPYAISKALDLLHPMYQLTAAYGHFGRDPFEHSYKWIDTNGKEQVETFTAFPWEKTDKAETLRAQAGI, from the coding sequence ATGAGTGAATACAGCATTTTTACTTCGGAGTCGGTATCCGAAGGCCATCCGGATAAAATTGCCGACCAGATTTCCGACGCGGTTCTGGACGCGCTGCTGGCCCGTGACAAGAATGCGCGAGTTGCCTGTGAGACGCTGGTAAAAACCGGTATCGCGGTAATTGCCGGTGAGATCAGCACCTCTGCGTGGGTGGATCTGGAAGATCTGGTGCGCAAGGTGATTACCGATATCGGTTACACCTCTTCCGCGGTGGGTTATGACGGTGAAACCTGTGGAGTGATCAACGTCATCGGCAAACAGTCGGTGGATATCGCTCAGGGCGTTGACCGGGTCAAACCGGAAGACCAGGGTGCCGGTGACCAGGGCCTGATGTTTGGCTACGCCACCGATGAAACTCCGACCTTTATGCCTTCCCCGGTGTACTACGCGCACCGTCTGGTAGAGCGTCAGGCGGAAGCGCGCAAGTCCGGCCTGCTGCCGTGGCTGCGCCCGGATGCGAAAAGCCAGGTGACCTTCCGCTACGACGAAAACGGCAAGCCCTGCGCGATCGACGCTGTGGTACTGTCCACCCAGCACAACGAAGAAGTCACTCAGGAAGACCTGCGTGAAGCGGTGCTGGAACTGATCGTGCACCATGTACTGCCGGCCGACCTGCTGCATGAAAACACCAAATACCACATCAACCCAACGGGCAAATTCGTCATCGGCGGCCCCGTGGGCGACTGCGGCCTGACCGGGCGCAAAATTATCGTGGATACCTACGGCGGTTCCGCCCGTCACGGTGGCGGCGCCTTCTCTGGCAAGGACCCGTCCAAAGTAGACCGGTCTGCGGCCTACGCCGGTCGTTACGTGGCAAAAAATATCGTCGCCGCCGGCCTCGCCAACCGTTGTGAGATTCAGGTGTCTTACGCCATCGGCGTCGCCGAACCGACCTCGGTTTCCATCAATACCTTCGGCACCGGCAAGGTGAGCGACGAGCGCCTGATCGAGCTGGTGCGGGAGAACTTCGACCTGCGCCCCTACGCAATCTCCAAGGCACTGGACCTGTTGCACCCCATGTATCAGCTCACCGCCGCCTACGGTCATTTTGGTCGCGATCCGTTTGAGCACAGCTACAAATGGATTGATACCAACGGCAAAGAGCAGGTGGAAACCTTTACCGCTTTCCCGTGGGAAAAGACCGACAAGGCCGAGACCCTGCGCGCACAGGCGGGTATTTAA
- a CDS encoding metalloregulator ArsR/SmtB family transcription factor codes for MLDSSQPPATGDANKESHVSDPIPQLAATLKAAGDPLRLEILRLLSQDSYSVLELCRIFELRQPALSHHLKVLTQAGLVSKRREGNNLFYRRTAGSVLLQQLFSGLDQLPLSASRAATVDQIASERAEASRRFFADYGNRFREQQELIASYSVYGPQVAQLLKPGRHALEVGPGEGEFLEELANRFGTVTALDLSETMLRRAQAFADERGLQNIEFVCDDTRAAASRPESADCIVVNMVLHHTPEPAQIFHDLQKSLKPGGQLLITELHDHGQDWARDACGDLWLGFAPQQLVEWAADAGLQKGRSEHSALRNGFQIQIQEFLKV; via the coding sequence ATGCTTGACTCCAGCCAACCGCCTGCGACGGGTGATGCCAACAAAGAATCACACGTCAGCGACCCGATCCCGCAACTGGCGGCGACCCTGAAGGCCGCCGGCGATCCGCTGCGGCTGGAGATACTGCGCCTGCTGAGCCAGGATTCCTACAGCGTGCTGGAGCTGTGCCGCATCTTCGAGCTGCGCCAGCCGGCCCTGTCCCACCACCTCAAGGTATTGACACAGGCGGGACTGGTGAGCAAACGCCGCGAGGGCAATAACCTGTTCTACCGCCGCACCGCGGGCAGCGTGCTGCTGCAGCAGCTGTTCAGCGGCCTGGATCAGTTGCCACTGAGTGCATCCCGCGCGGCCACTGTGGATCAGATCGCGTCCGAGCGCGCCGAGGCCTCGCGCCGTTTCTTCGCGGATTACGGCAACCGCTTCCGCGAGCAGCAGGAGTTGATCGCCAGTTATAGCGTCTACGGTCCACAGGTAGCACAGCTGCTGAAACCGGGGCGTCACGCACTGGAAGTGGGCCCCGGTGAAGGGGAGTTTCTGGAGGAACTGGCGAACCGGTTTGGTACGGTGACGGCGCTGGACCTGTCGGAGACGATGCTTAGGCGGGCGCAGGCGTTTGCCGATGAGCGGGGGCTGCAGAATATCGAGTTCGTGTGTGACGACACCCGCGCGGCGGCATCCCGTCCGGAAAGTGCGGACTGCATTGTGGTGAACATGGTGCTGCACCACACCCCGGAGCCGGCGCAGATTTTTCACGATTTACAGAAATCCCTGAAGCCCGGTGGGCAGCTGTTGATTACGGAGCTGCACGATCACGGGCAGGACTGGGCGCGGGATGCCTGTGGAGATTTGTGGCTAGGGTTTGCGCCGCAACAGCTGGTTGAGTGGGCCGCTGATGCAGGCCTGCAGAAGGGACGCAGTGAACACAGCGCACTTCGCAACGGGTTTCAGATTCAGATTCAGGAGTTTTTGAAGGTTTGA
- the tkt gene encoding transketolase translates to MSSTPSRTEKANAIRALAMDAVQKAKSGHPGAPMGMADIAEVLWNDYLKHNPANPEWADRDRFVLSNGHGSMLLYSLLHLSGYDLSIHELQNFRQLHSKTPGHPEYGYAPGVETTTGPLGQGITNAVGMALAEKVMAAQFNREGYELVDHNTYCFLGDGCLMEGISHEACSLAGTLGLGKLIAFYDDNGISIDGEVEGWFTDDTPKRFESYGWHVIPNVDGHDPAAIKAAIEEARAETHKPTIICCKTVIGFGSPNKQGREECHGAPLGDEEIALVRETLGWKHEPFVIPEDLYHAWDGRAKGAEQEDEWNDIFQDYKEAHPELADEFVRRMNGELPADFLAKADEYIKQCQADADKIASRKASQNTLNAYGPLLPEFLGGSADLAGSNLTIWSGSKGVTADDASGNYVYYGVREFGMSAIMNGIALHGGFVPYGATFLMFMEYARNAVRMAALMKQKVIFVYTHDSIGLGEDGPTHQPVEQLTALRATPNLQTWRPCDATESAVSWKMAISRSDGPSALIFSRQGLAPQARTEEQLANVEKGGYILRDCDGEPEAIIIATGSEVELATAAAEQLSGRKVRVVSMPCAEAFSAQPADYRESVLPSSVRARVAVEACHKDYWYKFVGFDGAIVGMDTFGESAPAGDLMKHFGITAEKVVEAVEGLLK, encoded by the coding sequence ATGTCTTCTACTCCGTCTCGCACAGAAAAGGCTAACGCCATCCGCGCCCTCGCCATGGACGCGGTCCAGAAAGCCAAAAGCGGCCACCCGGGCGCGCCCATGGGTATGGCAGATATCGCCGAAGTGCTGTGGAACGACTATCTGAAACACAATCCGGCCAACCCCGAGTGGGCGGACCGCGACCGCTTCGTGCTGTCCAACGGCCACGGTTCCATGCTGCTGTATTCCCTGCTGCACCTGTCCGGCTATGACCTGTCCATCCACGAGCTGCAGAACTTCCGCCAGCTGCACTCCAAGACCCCGGGCCACCCGGAGTACGGTTACGCGCCAGGTGTAGAAACCACCACCGGCCCACTGGGTCAGGGCATCACCAACGCCGTGGGTATGGCCCTGGCGGAGAAAGTGATGGCTGCGCAGTTCAATCGTGAAGGTTACGAGCTGGTTGATCACAATACCTACTGCTTCCTGGGCGACGGCTGCCTGATGGAAGGCATCTCCCACGAAGCCTGCTCCCTGGCCGGCACCCTGGGCCTGGGCAAACTGATCGCCTTCTACGACGACAACGGCATCTCCATCGACGGTGAAGTGGAAGGCTGGTTCACCGACGATACACCCAAGCGCTTCGAATCCTACGGTTGGCACGTTATCCCGAACGTGGACGGCCACGACCCCGCCGCGATCAAGGCGGCCATCGAAGAGGCCCGCGCGGAAACCCACAAGCCCACCATCATCTGCTGCAAAACCGTGATCGGCTTCGGTTCCCCCAACAAGCAGGGCCGCGAAGAGTGTCACGGCGCACCACTGGGCGACGAAGAGATTGCGCTGGTACGCGAAACTCTGGGCTGGAAACACGAGCCGTTCGTCATCCCTGAAGACCTGTACCACGCCTGGGACGGCCGCGCCAAAGGCGCCGAGCAGGAAGACGAGTGGAACGATATTTTCCAGGACTACAAAGAAGCCCACCCGGAACTGGCCGACGAATTCGTACGTCGCATGAACGGTGAGCTGCCGGCAGACTTTCTCGCCAAGGCCGATGAATACATCAAACAGTGCCAGGCCGATGCCGACAAAATCGCCTCCCGTAAAGCCAGCCAGAACACCCTGAATGCCTACGGCCCGCTGCTGCCGGAATTCCTCGGCGGCTCCGCCGACCTCGCAGGCTCCAACCTCACCATCTGGTCCGGCTCCAAAGGTGTTACTGCGGACGACGCCAGCGGCAACTACGTCTACTACGGCGTGCGCGAATTCGGTATGAGCGCCATCATGAACGGCATCGCCCTGCACGGTGGCTTCGTGCCCTACGGCGCAACCTTCCTAATGTTTATGGAATACGCCCGCAACGCCGTGCGCATGGCCGCGCTGATGAAACAGAAGGTCATCTTCGTCTACACCCACGACTCCATCGGTCTCGGGGAAGACGGCCCCACCCACCAGCCGGTAGAGCAGCTCACCGCCCTGCGCGCTACACCAAACCTGCAGACCTGGCGCCCCTGTGACGCCACCGAATCTGCAGTGAGCTGGAAAATGGCCATCTCCCGCAGCGACGGCCCCAGCGCCCTCATCTTCAGCCGCCAGGGCCTCGCCCCGCAGGCGCGCACCGAAGAGCAGCTGGCCAACGTCGAAAAGGGTGGCTACATCCTGCGTGATTGCGACGGCGAACCCGAAGCCATCATCATCGCCACCGGCTCCGAAGTAGAACTCGCCACCGCCGCCGCCGAACAACTGTCCGGCCGCAAAGTGCGCGTGGTTTCCATGCCCTGTGCCGAAGCCTTCAGCGCCCAGCCCGCCGACTACCGCGAATCCGTACTGCCTTCCAGCGTACGCGCCCGCGTAGCCGTAGAGGCCTGCCACAAGGACTACTGGTACAAGTTCGTCGGCTTCGACGGCGCCATCGTCGGCATGGACACCTTCGGTGAATCCGCACCGGCGGGTGACCTGATGAAGCACTTCGGCATCACTGCTGAGAAAGTTGTGGAAGCGGTTGAAGGACTGCTGAAGTAA
- the gap gene encoding type I glyceraldehyde-3-phosphate dehydrogenase — MPTPIRLAINGYGRIGRSVLRALYESNLRDQLQIVAINELADCATIAHLTKYDTVHGRFHGKVEVHNETLHINNDQIAVTHHRDLEDLDWRNPQVDIVLECTGSFTERQRAELHLKAGAKKVIFSQPAQSDVDATIVYGVNDTVLTGNETIISAASCTTNCSIPVIAALESALGIEAGVITTIHSAMNDQPVNDAYHHTDLRKTRSAISSIIPVDTGLARGIERILPDMAGKFEAQAMRVPTINVSAIDLSVQLKKSVTQAEVNSVLKTAAETRFCGVLGYSEEPLASCDYNHDPRSGIVDASQTRVAGHKLVKVLIWFDNEWGFANRMLDIARQQSN, encoded by the coding sequence ATGCCCACACCGATAAGACTCGCCATAAACGGTTACGGCCGTATAGGTCGCTCCGTATTAAGAGCCCTGTACGAATCCAACCTGCGCGACCAGTTGCAGATCGTTGCCATCAACGAACTGGCCGACTGCGCCACCATTGCGCACCTCACCAAATACGACACCGTCCACGGCCGCTTCCACGGCAAAGTCGAAGTGCACAACGAAACCCTGCACATCAACAACGACCAGATCGCCGTCACCCATCACCGAGATCTCGAAGACCTCGACTGGCGCAACCCCCAGGTCGACATCGTCCTTGAATGCACCGGCAGCTTCACCGAACGGCAAAGGGCCGAACTGCACCTGAAAGCCGGGGCCAAAAAAGTCATCTTCTCTCAGCCCGCGCAAAGCGATGTAGATGCCACCATCGTCTACGGCGTCAACGACACCGTCCTGACCGGCAACGAAACCATCATCTCTGCCGCATCGTGTACCACCAACTGCAGCATCCCCGTCATCGCCGCCCTGGAAAGCGCCCTCGGCATCGAAGCTGGCGTCATCACCACCATCCACTCCGCGATGAATGACCAACCGGTAAACGACGCCTACCACCACACTGACCTGCGCAAAACCCGCTCCGCCATCTCGTCAATTATCCCCGTCGATACCGGCCTCGCCCGCGGCATCGAGCGCATACTCCCCGACATGGCCGGCAAATTCGAAGCCCAGGCCATGCGCGTCCCCACCATCAACGTCTCCGCCATCGACCTCTCGGTGCAGCTGAAAAAATCCGTCACCCAGGCCGAAGTCAATTCCGTACTCAAAACGGCGGCGGAAACCCGCTTCTGCGGTGTGCTCGGTTACAGCGAAGAGCCCCTCGCTTCCTGTGACTACAATCACGATCCCCGCTCCGGCATCGTCGACGCCAGTCAGACGCGTGTGGCCGGCCATAAGCTGGTCAAGGTATTGATCTGGTTCGATAACGAATGGGGGTTTGCCAATCGAATGCTGGATATTGCCCGGCAGCAGTCAAACTAA
- a CDS encoding Ig-like domain-containing protein, translating into MKKAIVKLKMPTAWLLSVFLVACGGGGGSSGDTDNPAVQEKKVQDSLSFENSEIEYYLHSDVGENPISGGSGTGDISYSSSNTTVVTVDASSGAVQLVAIGNATVRATKAGDAEYQPAEASYSIRVVEGQAQEPLVFESEALLVDLSVADTASNLLSGGSGDGQLVYSSSDDSVASVDMETGIATLVAEGTTVIGVTKAASGQFAAAHAEYRLTVTGPPDELSVELGKTDSTLSLNGVFAPTNIYRFTNQDCDVDNYASCSHGSMSVVSSSDEFPVTDDYIAVGLRAYVSFERAGLHSAPVAVDVKRPPFVRRMGHAMISFKGKLFVIAGQDNSAGESGNDTYWYNDIWSSIDGVNWQLETESAAFPGRAFHEVVEYENALYLIGGEEGIGTGGALSFKRDVWKSNDGVNWTRLVDRAPFMGEGKVAVFDGKIWVIGDSAFSGDSKIYSSTDGLNWDLELTESPFGSREDMAVYIWNEKLFVSGGMGPDGSDDLMNDVWSSPDGRTWKKESDDGGYPARVLGSVVGHNGRLLMVGGHSFSAGHNTVYKSEDGITWTLLAEDVITRMNQTHSLTAHASKLWLYSGLDQDYVWTSNDGEAWRVPVTLAVEWESAPE; encoded by the coding sequence GTGAAAAAGGCGATCGTAAAATTGAAGATGCCGACAGCCTGGCTGCTTTCGGTGTTCCTGGTGGCTTGCGGTGGCGGTGGAGGCAGTTCCGGGGATACTGATAATCCAGCCGTTCAGGAAAAGAAGGTTCAGGATTCTCTAAGCTTTGAAAATTCGGAAATAGAATACTATCTACACAGTGATGTCGGCGAGAACCCGATTTCCGGCGGGTCCGGCACCGGTGATATTTCTTACTCCTCAAGTAACACCACTGTTGTTACCGTTGATGCCAGTTCTGGCGCGGTCCAGCTGGTTGCGATAGGGAATGCTACTGTCAGGGCTACCAAGGCGGGGGATGCCGAGTATCAGCCAGCGGAAGCTTCCTACTCCATTCGTGTTGTCGAAGGGCAGGCGCAAGAGCCATTAGTCTTCGAGTCAGAAGCGTTGTTGGTTGATCTAAGTGTTGCGGATACAGCAAGCAATCTATTGAGCGGGGGCTCCGGTGACGGCCAGCTCGTATATTCTTCCAGTGATGATTCGGTTGCCAGCGTCGATATGGAAACTGGCATTGCGACGCTAGTGGCAGAAGGTACGACAGTTATCGGTGTGACAAAGGCAGCATCCGGACAGTTCGCTGCCGCGCACGCGGAATATAGACTGACAGTCACCGGGCCACCTGACGAGTTGTCGGTTGAACTGGGAAAAACCGATTCGACGTTATCTCTGAACGGGGTGTTTGCTCCGACGAATATTTATCGATTTACCAACCAAGATTGTGATGTAGATAATTACGCGTCGTGCAGCCATGGCTCAATGAGCGTGGTCTCCAGCAGTGATGAATTCCCCGTTACCGATGACTATATTGCTGTCGGGCTCCGGGCCTACGTATCTTTCGAGCGGGCTGGATTGCACAGTGCTCCAGTGGCAGTCGACGTTAAGCGCCCGCCGTTTGTGCGTCGGATGGGGCATGCCATGATCAGCTTTAAAGGGAAGCTGTTTGTAATCGCCGGGCAGGATAATAGTGCCGGTGAATCCGGGAATGATACATATTGGTACAACGATATCTGGTCTTCCATTGATGGCGTTAACTGGCAACTGGAAACCGAAAGCGCAGCGTTTCCCGGGCGTGCCTTTCATGAAGTTGTGGAATACGAAAATGCGCTGTACCTGATCGGCGGTGAAGAGGGTATTGGTACAGGCGGTGCTTTATCGTTCAAGCGTGACGTGTGGAAGTCGAACGATGGTGTTAACTGGACACGCCTGGTTGATAGGGCCCCATTTATGGGCGAGGGCAAAGTTGCTGTATTTGATGGAAAAATTTGGGTTATTGGCGATAGCGCATTTTCAGGAGATTCGAAAATATATTCATCGACTGATGGCCTGAATTGGGATCTGGAGTTGACCGAATCTCCCTTCGGCTCCCGCGAAGATATGGCGGTATATATCTGGAACGAGAAGTTGTTCGTCTCTGGTGGCATGGGGCCCGATGGTTCGGATGACTTGATGAATGATGTGTGGTCCTCGCCAGATGGACGAACCTGGAAAAAAGAGTCTGATGATGGCGGTTATCCAGCACGCGTTCTTGGGAGTGTGGTGGGGCATAACGGCAGGCTCCTGATGGTGGGCGGACATTCCTTTTCTGCTGGGCACAATACGGTATACAAATCAGAGGACGGAATTACCTGGACGCTGCTGGCTGAGGATGTGATCACTCGAATGAATCAGACTCACTCCCTCACAGCTCACGCCAGCAAGCTTTGGCTGTACTCTGGTTTGGACCAGGATTATGTGTGGACATCGAACGATGGTGAAGCTTGGCGCGTGCCGGTGACACTCGCTGTCGAGTGGGAGTCGGCACCTGAGTAA
- a CDS encoding tRNA-uridine aminocarboxypropyltransferase, whose translation MVRIVLLTHERELSRRTNTGQLALRARDDLSIERIVWKRSEPSPELLRLINREEVALLYPVSETRSEVSEVASVVEVHNFILLDGTWQEARKMYNRSPYLHPLPRVDLNIRHASRFNLRRNQRDGCLCTAETVIEVLRAKGEDLTAQDVTARFTRFLAENA comes from the coding sequence ATGGTGAGAATCGTACTGCTTACCCACGAGAGGGAGTTATCGCGACGAACGAATACCGGGCAGCTGGCTCTTCGGGCGCGGGATGACCTGTCTATAGAGCGCATTGTCTGGAAGCGATCGGAACCGTCCCCGGAACTACTTAGGCTCATAAATCGAGAGGAGGTGGCGCTTCTCTATCCTGTGAGCGAAACCCGGTCAGAAGTATCGGAAGTCGCGTCGGTTGTAGAGGTCCACAATTTTATTCTGCTCGATGGGACCTGGCAGGAAGCTCGTAAGATGTATAACCGCAGTCCGTACCTGCACCCACTTCCGCGAGTCGATCTGAACATTCGGCACGCTTCGCGATTCAACCTGCGACGCAATCAGAGGGATGGCTGCCTGTGTACTGCGGAAACCGTAATTGAGGTGTTGAGAGCAAAGGGGGAGGACCTCACTGCACAGGACGTGACGGCCAGGTTTACCCGATTTCTTGCGGAGAACGCATGA
- a CDS encoding zinc metalloprotease, translating into MPEFTFRRYASLRLAAVISVVLTLAACGGGGSGDSEDATLQAPPPSYAPESQSDSSGGVSSGGDATPGTSPSAYAVEPGDYAQLTSCLPFAGSSEAPFKVLFANLDSAPFFEEIVQDAVNNQFRALAPFSEYTSQFAFYDIDLQGFAALGCAHKDSGGFSCAEEQIHQAILEQCASDDVHGVLKVVIGESDYGASGGEIIYVASDRDWQNVETTLHHLRNIVIHELGHNFGLADLYDSPINADGTSVAGWPSELSREWANLDAPGCSKWCNSFKPASEYVQSANATCPTLTDRASCTSYNRAADGTCETDENGNYSCCGWSEDTVDDYFGSQCTPVWGSENIGQDCLQGTGCYYGGAHGNNSWRPVKTWEDSIMYGAGHSEEFDAVSEQALREAIRCCGTSDDSTSSCSVFRSEYQTFLQEHQPYKVRVGSCGTK; encoded by the coding sequence ATGCCCGAGTTTACTTTCCGCCGATATGCCAGTCTGCGCCTTGCTGCAGTCATTTCCGTTGTCCTGACGCTTGCCGCCTGTGGCGGAGGCGGAAGTGGCGACAGCGAAGATGCGACGCTTCAGGCTCCACCCCCTTCTTACGCCCCCGAGAGCCAATCGGATTCCTCGGGCGGTGTCAGCTCGGGTGGCGACGCAACACCGGGTACAAGCCCCTCAGCCTACGCGGTCGAGCCGGGTGACTACGCGCAGCTGACCTCGTGCCTGCCCTTTGCCGGCAGTAGCGAGGCGCCCTTCAAGGTGCTGTTTGCGAACCTGGATTCCGCCCCCTTCTTCGAAGAAATTGTGCAGGATGCGGTGAACAACCAGTTTCGCGCACTTGCGCCATTTTCCGAGTACACGAGCCAGTTCGCCTTCTATGACATCGACCTACAGGGTTTCGCCGCTCTGGGTTGCGCGCACAAAGACAGTGGCGGTTTCAGCTGCGCGGAGGAGCAGATCCATCAGGCCATTCTGGAGCAGTGTGCCAGTGACGATGTACACGGTGTGCTCAAGGTGGTTATCGGCGAAAGCGATTACGGCGCGTCCGGTGGTGAAATCATCTATGTTGCCAGTGACAGGGACTGGCAAAATGTCGAGACCACCCTGCACCACCTGCGCAATATTGTGATCCACGAACTCGGTCATAACTTCGGGCTGGCCGATCTTTACGACAGCCCCATCAACGCCGACGGCACCAGCGTAGCGGGCTGGCCCAGCGAGTTATCCAGAGAATGGGCCAACCTAGACGCACCTGGCTGCAGCAAGTGGTGCAACAGCTTCAAACCGGCCTCCGAATACGTCCAGTCAGCCAACGCTACCTGTCCCACCCTCACCGATAGAGCGAGCTGTACCAGCTACAACCGTGCCGCGGACGGCACCTGCGAAACCGATGAAAACGGAAATTACAGCTGTTGCGGCTGGTCAGAAGATACCGTAGACGACTATTTCGGATCCCAGTGCACTCCGGTCTGGGGATCGGAGAATATTGGCCAGGACTGTCTGCAGGGCACCGGCTGCTATTACGGCGGCGCTCACGGTAATAATTCCTGGCGCCCGGTGAAAACCTGGGAAGACAGCATTATGTACGGCGCGGGACACTCCGAGGAATTTGATGCGGTTTCTGAGCAGGCCTTGCGCGAAGCGATTCGCTGCTGCGGCACCTCGGATGACAGCACAAGCTCCTGCAGCGTGTTTAGAAGTGAGTACCAGACATTTCTTCAGGAGCATCAGCCCTACAAGGTTCGCGTGGGCTCCTGCGGCACCAAATAG
- a CDS encoding peroxiredoxin: MKVRKLFLWLGMLAIAVPALALEVGSPAPEFSLQASDGKTYALSDFKGKQAVVIAWYPKAFTKGCTIECKSLAENGHLIREYDVAYFMASTDEVADNAKFAEEQKADFPLLSDPTGEVAEAYGVKMPVLNMAKRITIYIDMDGNVAKIDKDIKPATSAQDMARTLGELGIAKKS, translated from the coding sequence ATGAAGGTGAGAAAACTGTTTCTCTGGTTGGGTATGCTGGCAATCGCTGTTCCAGCTTTGGCGTTGGAAGTGGGAAGCCCTGCGCCGGAATTTTCCCTGCAAGCATCGGATGGAAAAACCTACGCGTTATCCGATTTCAAAGGCAAACAGGCGGTGGTGATTGCCTGGTACCCGAAAGCCTTTACCAAAGGTTGCACCATCGAGTGCAAATCGCTGGCTGAAAATGGCCATCTGATTCGCGAGTACGATGTCGCCTACTTTATGGCCAGTACCGATGAGGTAGCGGATAACGCCAAGTTTGCCGAGGAGCAGAAGGCAGATTTTCCGCTATTGAGCGACCCGACCGGGGAAGTGGCTGAGGCCTACGGGGTAAAGATGCCAGTGCTGAATATGGCCAAGCGGATCACCATCTATATCGACATGGATGGGAATGTGGCAAAGATCGACAAGGACATCAAGCCTGCCACCAGCGCTCAGGACATGGCACGCACTCTGGGTGAGCTGGGTATCGCCAAGAAGAGCTGA